A single window of Anopheles moucheti chromosome 2, idAnoMoucSN_F20_07, whole genome shotgun sequence DNA harbors:
- the LOC128299058 gene encoding defensin: MKCATIICTVVVVVLAALANTSVQAAPEEHLASLNTLLDELPEETHHAAVENLRAKRATCDLASGFGVGSSLCAAHCIARRYRGGYCNSKAVCVCRN; the protein is encoded by the exons ATGAAGTGTGCAACGATCATCTGTACCGTCGTCGTGGTCGTCCTGGCGGCACTGGCCAATACGAGCGTTCAGGCAGCTCCCGAGGAGCATCTTGCCAGTTTGAATACTCTCC TGGATGAGCTGCCCGAGGAGACGCATCATGCGGCGGTCGAGAACCTTCGGGCCAAACGGGCAACCTGCGATCTGGCCAGCGGGTTCGGTGTTGGCAGCAGCCTTTGTGCCGCTCACTGCATCGCCCGCCGCTACCGGGGCGGATACTGCAACAGCAAGGCCGTCTGCGTGTGCCGCAACTAA
- the LOC128299057 gene encoding nascent polypeptide-associated complex subunit alpha, muscle-specific form-like yields MRKKFVQTLAAQQLELSSHIRTHDMELEKESSARAQRTQSGSGPEDVIEIMDDDQEVELMMERHRKYHPRKYVNLQQPTSKVYYDKIDAVNTSPALDREDRDMEEEDEGKLVVIDCAKDGPQTKEPNNNSANAPNGNYPTLDSNGELAGPISLPPKPKDSPSDRTKSDDQQTAASGYSWHVPQSGGKHAELRQHILKQREKMLHSRPDTPAPVMFQKQPPQPYGSPNYQRSQRAHPYERQTSGSSSTTSTPCYSTPLLHDGRNTAIPHPRASQPQGSPTVGGIQSGISLGAGEGRKSAFSTPQEKRHHDAIMMPPPPTLTGMPGSASSVAIAPRTPFYHPYVPPYHYSAYGATTPSASTYHTLEEWYRAGYPPPHLLSPTELQYYYHCYLSKIVFSAPGYHPHDQHYRDYSSLAMTPGTGTAYYPPPQYGFAKPAANSAVVVAPTTNVAAPSSAAGADPAVGGGVKTVPSAYPAHQPIDFSPYNNDRNVPSLSAGFLPTTLPSATAETMTEPRVSLQQQPSHTASYSSVSSTLLHYTAPQAEAIRPTVISSTAAAAAATQPAKKSPTAAQTSSLMSPPASTTMPPPQPPANPSPVVPSSTTPLSSALLSPTTSLPSSMLSPSSMPSPTRHPAPPPSMPSLSSTLPLSPKSQPTASTPTTTMSAPTPYLSPSSMMPPPSRHPPPSMPSLSSTMPPPAPPSATSPRRTLSDMPKLPPPPSLSSPTGALRNERTDPRADLPPSVGKFDTKLNKNPMSDVRSDSTSKVMESNDPSAMKHSKRFISNKLPGNFGSRYERPTPPPPPPPPPSTPKRRGRGRPPAASHNKAPSQRTSSPQPSGPAVSPANHTGERNIGALLQQMRREMMSFLQQRRSDIISTMRIYTIGRIDFGGFLVEMKRHSVTYRDFMHVAFTLMRRCGYGGFAMEPPAELDYRWKNPPQEFADYFAKNEHCSKQFVADNFDFLLLIVDNLLQQYFEPMEFFLLTYVLGLRAK; encoded by the exons ATGCGTAAAAAGTTCGTCCAGACGCTGGCAGCCCAGCAGCTAGAACTTTCCAGCCACATACGAACGCACGATATGGAGCTAGAAAAGGAGTCGTCGGCCCGTGCACAGCGTACGCAGTCCGGCAGCGGGCCGGAAGATGTGATCGAAATCATGGATGACGATCAGGAGGTGGAATTGATGATGGAACGGCACAGGAAGTACCATCCACGGAAGTACGTGAACCTGCAGCAACCGACGTCCAAGGTGTATTACGACAAGATCGATGCGGTAAACACATCACCCGCGTTGGACAGAGAGGATCGCGATATGGAGGAGGAAGACGAGGGTAAGCTGGTGGTGATCGATTGTGCGAAGGACGGCCCCCAAACCAAGGAACCCAACAATAACAGTGCCAACGCGCCGAATGGAAATTACCCGACGCTCGACAGCAATGGTGAACTGGCCGGTCCTATCAGCCTGCCCCCGAAACCGAAAGACTCGCCATCGGATCGCACAAAGTCCGACGATCAGCAAACCGCTGCATCCGGCTACAGTTGGCATGTGCCGCAGAGTGGTGGGAAACATGCTGAGCTAAGGCAGCACATTCTTAAGCAAAGGGAAAAGATGTTGCACTCGCGACCGGACACACCGGCACCGGTTATGTTCCAGAAGCAACCGCCGCAGCCGTATGGTTCACCGAACTATCAACGTTCCCAACGAGCGCATCCTTACGAGCGGCAAACGAGCGGTTCCTCCAGCACGACTTCAACGCCCTGCTACAGTACGCCACTGCTGCATGATGGGAGAAACACTGCCATACCACATCCACGTGCTTCACAACCGCAGGGATCACCAACGGTTGGTGGAATCCAGTCCGGGATTAGTTTAGGTGCCGGAGAAGGCAG AAAATCAGCGTTCTCAACGCCCCAGGAAAAGCGACACCACGATGCGATTATGATGCCGCCGCCGCCGACACTCACCGGAATGCCCGGATCGGCTAGCAGTGTCGCTATAGCACCACGCACACCCTTCTACCATCCGTACGTGCCTCCGTACCATTATTCGGCGTACGGTGCCACCACACCGAGCGCTAGCACCTACCACACGCTGGAAGAATGGTACCGGGCGGGCTATCCTCCACCGCATCTGCTATCACCTACCGAGCTCCAATACTACTACCACTGCTATCTGAGCAAGATCGTCTTTTCCGCTCCCGGGTATCATCCGCACGATCAACACTACCGGGACTATTCGTCGCTGGCAATGACACCCGGGACCGGTACCGCTTACTATCCACCGCCACAGTACGGATTCGCTAAACCTGCTGCCAACAGTGCTGTGGTTGTTGCTCCTACTACCAATGTTGCTGCtccttcttctgctgctggtgcggATCCAGCcgtcggtggtggtgtgaaAACCGTTCCTTCTGCATATCCTGCACATCAACCGATCGATTTTTCACCGTACAACAATGACCGCAATGTACCATCACTGAGTGCTGG ttTTCTTCCTACAACGTTGCCATCCGCAACGGCGGAAACAATGACGGAACCACGTGTTTCGCTACAGCAGCAACCGTCCCATACAGCCTCTTACTCATCTGTTTCGTCGACTCTATTGCACTACACGGCACCACAAGCGGAAGCAATACGTCCTACGGTTATTAGtagtacagcagcagcagcagcagcaacacaaccCGCCAAAAAGTCACCAACTGCTGCCCAGACGTCTTCGTTAATGTCACCTCCAGCGTCGACTACTATGCCGCCACCACAACCGCCAGCGAACCCATCACCGGTGGTACCGTCATCTACTACACCTCTATCGTCTGCTCTGCTGTCACCTACTACATCTCTACCGTCCTCTATGCTGTCACCTTCAAGCATGCCGTCGCCCACCAGAcatccagcaccaccacccagTATGCCATCACTGTCATCGACTTTGCCTTTGTCACCAAAAAGCCAACCGACTGCTAGTACGCCAACTACCACCATGTCTGCCCCAACACCGTACCTCTCTCCATCCAGTATGATGCCACCGCCCAGCAGACATCCACCGCCCAGTATGCCATCGCTTTCCTCTACTATGCCACCACCAGCCCCACCAAGCGCAACATCACCACGACGTACTCTTTCGGACATGCCGAAACTCCCACCACCACCTTCCTTATCCTCACCGACGGGTGCTCTCCGGAACGAAAGAACAGACCCACGTGCAGATTTACCGCCCTCTGTCGGGAAATTCGATACAAAGCTCAACAAAAACCCGATGAGTGATGTCCGCTCGGATTCCACCTCCAAAGTGATGGAATCTAATGATCCAAGTGCCATGAAACATTCGAAAAGATTCATCTCAAACAAACTACCAGGAAACTTTGGTAGCAGATATGAACGGCccacgccaccaccaccaccaccgccaccaccatccACACCGAAACGTCGAGGTCGAGGTCGTCCTCCAGCGGCATCACACAACAAAGCACCATCCCAGAGGACATCATCACCTCAACCATCGGGACCGGCTGTCTCACCAGCGAACCACACGGGCGAACGTAACATTGGCGCGCTGTTGCAGCAAATGCGCCGGGAGATGATGTCATTTCTGCAACAGCGCCGTTCCGACATCATTAGCACGATGCGCATTTACACGATCGGGCGCATCGATTTCGGTGGCTTTCTGGTGGAGATGAAACGGCACAGTGTCACGTACCGGGACTTTATGCACGTCGCCTTCACGCTGATGCGCCGCTGCGGGTACGGTGGGTTCGCGATGGAACCGCCGGCCGAGCTCGATTATCGGTGGAAGAATCCGCCGCAGGAGTTTGCCGATTACTTTGCGAAGAACGAACATTGCAGCAAACAGTTCGTGGCGGATAACTTTGACTTTCTGCTGCTGATCGTGGACAATCTGCTGCAGCAGTACTTCGAACCGATGGAGTTCTTTCTGCTGACGTACGTTTTGGGGTTGCGGGCTAAGTAA
- the LOC128297465 gene encoding SH3 domain-binding protein 5 homolog, which yields MATSNKEMEETEDNTELDPRIQIELENLNTATDGINKLEIELEEANSTFRILMNESTRRLKLSSKKFGSCIEKARPYYELLEKAKVAQLECQAATLKYQRANEIHAAAKETVALAEQRFMSNSHEWQFDNAWQEMLNHATIKVMDAEKQKAESGAEHQKKAKVFEEAEKNVQLLEERYRRSICKSRPYFDEKQLCQEQLEAQKGRIQQLEQQIQAAKRAYSTALRNLEKISEEIHEQRGDLSQAAPSGPREPGVGAELANILPTTTKPAPCKDRFPYSSTMPDISSELDKCEIRSVGSASVATSSAVSEKDPSEEDDYSGMTLHEDDDPSSSVAHDDDLHLELLRQKVRTLAVRPVEGGDGQQQEQDVWEHELNATVDKLDHLMMLRECSRSSTLSGSGVTGGTAASENGATFRSLPTTPKHHQLQHHQQQQQPPIGRGVSLSPVDSPAHEQHTIKMFKKLDPLPLANVSMYALPTYLSVATNGSPHAGDSLLTPISATSTGDMGDLSEAGLNTKLKRKMSM from the exons ATGGCTACGTCCAACAAGGAGATGGAAGAGACGGAAGATAACACTGAGCTCGATCCAAGGATCCAG ATCGAGCTCGAGAATCTCAACACGGCAACGGATGGTATTAACAAGCTCGAGATTGAGCTGGAG GAAGCCAACTCCACGTTTCGGATACTGATGAACGAATCGACCCGCCGGCTGAAGCTATCGTCGAAAAAGTTCGGCAGCTGCATCGAGAAAGCCCGCCCGTACTACGAATTGCTCGAGAAGGCGAAGGTGGCCCAGCTGGAATGTCAGGCGGCCACGCTAAAGTATCAGCGCGCGAACGAGATTCATGCGGCGGCCAAGGAGACGGTAGCGTTGGCGGAGCAGCGCTTCATGAGCAACTCGCACGAATGGCAGTTCGATAATGCCTGGCAGGAGATGTTGAACCACGCGACGATAAAG GTTATGGATGCAGAGAAACAAAAGGCTGAAAGTGGTGCTGAACATCAGAAGAAGGCAAAGGTGTTCGAGGAGGCAGAAAAGAAT gTACAACTACTGGAGGAACGCTACCGAAGAAGTATATGTAAATCGCGCCCGTACTTCGACGAGAAGCAGCTCTGCCAGGAACAGCTGGAGGCACAAAAGGGTCGCATACAGCAGCTCGAACAACAAATCCAAGCGGCCAAGCGCGCATACAGTACGGCGCTCCGGAATCTGGAAAAGATTAGCGAAGAAATCCACGAACAGCGTGGCGATCTTAGCCAGGCCGCACCTTCCGGTCCCCGGGAACCGGGTGTCGGGGCCGAGCTAGCCAACATTTTGCCCACCACAACGAAGCCCGCACCGTGCAAGGATCGGTTCCCGTACAGCAGCACCATGCCGGACATCTCGAGCGAGCTGGACAAGTGTGAGATCCGTTCGGTTGGTAGTGCGTCGGTCGCCACCAGCTCGGCTGTCAGCGAAAAGGACCCATCGGAAGAGGACGATTACTCCGGCATGACGCTACACGAAGATGACGATCCGTCTTCTTCGGTGGCGCACGATGATGATCTGCATCTGGAGCTGTTGCGGCAGAAGGTACGCACGTTGGCGGTACGGCCGGTTGAAGGCGGAGATGGTcagcagcaggagcaggaCGTGTGGGAACACGAACTAAATGCCACGGTCGATAAGCTCGACCATCTGATGATGTTGCGTGAGTGTTCGCGTAGCAGCACCTTGAGCGGATCGGGTGTCACCGGTGGTACTGCGGCCAGCGAAAACGGCGCAACGTTCCGTAGTCTACCGACTACGCCGAAGCATCATCAGCTTcaacaccaccagcagcaacaacaacctccGATTGGCCGTGGCGTATCCCTTTCACCGGTCGATTCACCCGCGCACGAGCAGCACACGATCAAAATGTTCAAAAAGCTCGATCCCCTACCGTTGGCCAACGTTTCAATGTACGCGCTTCCAACGTATCTGAGTGTGGCCACGAATGGTAGTCCCCATGCCGGGGACAGCTTGCTCACCCCAATCTCTGCCACCTCGACGGGCGATATGGGCGACCTGAGCGAGGCTGGACTGAACACGAAGCTAAAGCGTAAGATGTCCATGTAA